The following are encoded together in the Lathyrus oleraceus cultivar Zhongwan6 chromosome 3, CAAS_Psat_ZW6_1.0, whole genome shotgun sequence genome:
- the LOC127129909 gene encoding uncharacterized protein LOC127129909 — MEEYEACIYSMEAAIDLKIKILEVYGDSTLVISQVKGDWETRDSKLIPYKEHIRKWIPYFDEISFHHIPREENQLANALATLASKFKVKWNNEAPTIHIDHLDEPTHCLVTEADSDDKPWFYDIKTFLEKQQYPEGIFITDKKALRILSSKFFLNIDVLYKRNYDSVLLRCVDRHEASTIIKSIYEVYEGVHTKGPAMDKKILRVGYYWTMIEVNCYDFVKRCHKCQIYGDKIFVPPTPLNILTST, encoded by the coding sequence ATGGAagagtatgaggcatgtatctaCAGTATGGAGGCGGCCATTGACTTAAAGATCAAGATTCTTGAGGTGTATGGAGATTCAACTCTGGTAATCAGTCAGGTAAAAGGTGATTGGGAAACCCGAGATAGCAAATTAATACCTTATAAAGAGCACATCAGAAAATGGATACCCTACTTTGATGAAATATCTTTTCATCATATTCCTAGGGAAGAAAATCAGTTAGCAAACGCTCTAGCTACGTTAGCGTCTAAGTTTAAAGTCAAATGGAATAATGAAGCACCAACTATCCATATTGATCACTTAGATGAACCAACACATTGTCTAGTAACCGAGGCAGATTCtgatgataagccttggttctatgacataaAGACATTTTTGGAGAAACAACAATATCCTGAGGGTATATTTATTACTGATAAGAAGGCCTTGAGAATACTCTCTTCCAAGTTTTTCTTAAACATTGATGTGttatataagaggaattatgattcTGTGCTGCttagatgtgtggatagacacgaagctagCACGATCATAAAATCTATATATGAAGTCTACGAGGGTGTACATACGAAAGGTCCTGCTATGGACAAGAAGATACTTCGGGTTGGTTATTACTGGACAATGATAGAGGTAAACTGTTACGACTTTGTTAAAAgatgccacaaatgtcaaataTATGGTGACAAGATCTTTGTGCCACCAACTCCGTTGAACATTCTAACGTCTACATGA